The genomic window CATTAGGAAATTAATTTGAATACTTTACACAAACCAATCAGATTCTTCTATAAATTACCAATCAAGTTGGTGTAATATATAGACAAAAGGTCACATTAATGTGATACAAGCAAACTATTTAAATAATCTGTGGAATGCATGGGCAGAAAAGACAAGCCTGAaagggatttttttgttgttgacaagATAGTTGACTTACAGTCTTATTGAACTAACAGTAAGgtgaaaaagcagaaatagaaaaaatgacaATTTGAGTTTGAAACTGATAATATGTAGAACAGTTGTCTAATAGAACTTTctcaatgatggaaatgttctacatctgtTGTATTCAGTGCagcagccactagccatatgGGTGATGTGGCCGAGGAGCTGAATCTTTTCGTTAAACAGCTTGGTTGTTAGCCAGccccggtggtctagtggttaagatctggccCGCCTACCGCCACACCTGGGTCTCATTTcccagtcagagaaccacaccacccctctgtcccttgtcatactgtggcagctgcatgttgctgtgatgctgaaagctgcgCCACtagcatttcaaataccagcaaggtcaACCACACTGTAGAGGTTTCAGCGAGCCTCCAGactcagactaggaagaaggacctggccacccacttcagaaaaaattggccatgaaaaccctgtgactGGCACTGAAAGATCAGACAGTGAAGCAAAAAGACCAGgaagggttccgctctgctgtacacagcaGACGGTCATTACGAGTCGGAATCAACTTGaaagcactaacaacaaaaacagctttattgagagataattcacataccatacagtttATCCATTTAAACAACAATTCAGTGGTTCTAGTATATTCAAAGAAtatgtgcaactgtcaccacagtctattttagaacattttcatcatctcaaaaacCTGTACCCTTTGGCCATCACCCTCCTACTCCATCCCCCCGACAatccctaagcaaccactaatctgcgtGTCTCTAGACttccctgttctggacatttcgcATTActggactcatacagtatgtgctctttggtgactggcttctttcactttgcataatgttttcaaggttcatccttgcTGTAGCATGTATTGGTactgcattcctttttatgactgaataattcattggatataccatattttgtttatccatttgtcagctgatggacatttgggttacttccacatttggctattatgaataacgctgctataaacacttgtgtacaaatttttatatgaacatatgttttcatttctcttgagtatatacctaggagtggaattgctgggtcctacatttaatcatttgaggaactgctaggctgttttccaaagcagctgcaccctcttacattcccaccagcagtgtatgagggttctgatttctccacatcctcagcaacagTCGGACTTTTGATTCTAGCtgtcctaatgggtgtgaggtggcatctcactgtgcttttgattttcatttccctgatgactaatgatgtcaagcgtgttttcatgtggttattggccatttgtatatcatccctggagaaatgtctattcagatcctttgcccatttttaaaaattgggttgtctttatTATTGAGTGATAAGAGTCCTTTAGTTATTTTGGATACAAATCCCTTAtgagatacatgatttgcaaatattttctcacattctgtggGTTGTATTTTCACCTTCCGATGGtagaactgaatttttatttttatcttagcACAGATCTAGAAGCTAGTAGCAATTCCCTTACCACCTGCCTTCCCCGCCccaatctgtttttttaatgGGTGGGAAACGAGTCAAGAGTGATTTGGGCATAACCCCATTCCCCCTTCCCTTCATTTTATAGACAGAACAGAACAAAGGCAAATGGTGGGGAGAGAACTCCTGCAACGATTTTGTTTCTGTTCTAACAATGCTGCCATTTCTGTTCCCGTCCTCTGTTTTTCAAACTTTGGATTGTAACCTATAAATGAGCTGCAAGTTGCAATCAGTGTCCCTCTAAAATGGAATCAAATAGAACACAGTAGAGTTCATTGAACATGTGAGGGTTTCATGACACTTGTTTCTGTGCATGCGTGTGTTCGTGTACCGGGCTACACACTAGGTTACAATATAAAACCTTATTTTTCATggtaaataaagtttgaaaaacacaatATGGTTagtatattctttctttttccaatgTCCTAAGCTTTTGTAAAGGTAttaataataagtgttggtgatgTAGGGGAGCTTAATAGAAAGCACAGACCAGATTCAGACTTGACTCTGACCCCAGGTTGCCCAAGAACTTAGTAGCTGCTCAGCCTTGGGCCAGTCACCTGATCCTCTCAGAACCTCCATCTCCCCATTTGTAACATTTACACCTACTTTATAGGACTGTGAAGACTAGAAACAATATTTATAAGGCACTCAGCATATAAAAGCTTAAGaaatgttggggccggccctgtggccgagtgttaagttctcacgctccactttggcagcccagggttataccggttcagatcctgggcacggacatggctccgctcatcaggccatgctgaggcggcatcccacatgccacagttagaaggacccacaactaaaaatatacagctctataccagggggctttagggagaaaaagggaaaaataaaatcttttttaaaaaaaagaactgttaAGCAGCTgctatgttttaaataaaaatttaaatatagcaGAGTTCAATATTTAAAACCTAAAGGAATTATGTTATAAAACCACAGTTACCCCATATTTCATCTAAGTTCAGACTGACGATACACTGAGCTTGCTCAAAGTCCATGCTGATTTTACATCTGGCCCTGACTACGTCTCCCTGTTCCTTACTTCACCCCAGACTCAATGGCCTCTTTTCTGTTCTAGAACTTACCAAACAACTTTACCTCTGGGCGTCCGCACTTGTTGTGTCCACCGCCTGGAATGATCTCCCTCTGCAGGGCTTGCTCCTTCCTTTCATTCACATCCCggctcaaatgtcatctctgagaagccttcctgattccccttttaaaaataagtcctCCCATCACTCTCCACGGCCTCACCCTACCTTACTTTTCTTCAGAGCACTGGCAGACGGtcatatatttgtgtttttgtctgtctcctcacTATCATGTGCTGCTCCCTCCTGACTCCTCAGTGTCTAGAATAAGGCCTAGTCCAGAGTAGCCACTCAATAAAAAGCTACTGGATGGATGAATACCCAGTTCCGGGGGtagaatttttagttttctataaCCGAGTTGCATATTAGACTGAAAACATGATGTAAACTCTATGACTGAAAGCTAAGAACCCACCCAAGTGTCCAGGGAACAGGAGAAGCAGCAGAGTCCGGCCGACTACCCAGCCTGTAAGTGCCCAGCGTACCTTTCGCTTCCTTCATCGTCTGAGAGACGATTCTTCGAAGTGTCTGATCAGCTTGATGAAGAATGTTAGTTGAACAAGTAATTCTGTCTGTTTCCTATGTAACACAGACATTGTTATTGGAAGTTAcagttttataaaagaaatggCTAAAGTGTAGGCGATGCATATTTGAAGAGActaaaagaaaagttaaagtGGCTTTTCTGTTCCAGTCATTCTTCCCTAGGAGAGGGTCTAAAAGAAATGCATCCAGTTATAAACTGGGTTCCATTTAGGTAgaggtgtgctggtaaatgtctCATAATGggctctccaggaaaaaaaacaagaacttaTCTTTAGCGTTTGTCAATTTCTGTGAAGTAAATATTCCCATCTTGCccatttcaagctaccaacatacTGTCACCAGGCTCCcacatttctgaaaatttaacaattggctTTGACCAGCCGGTGCAAGCTGCCACCAGTGCACCCTGCATCCAGGTGTCAGAAGCCGAATGCTGCTGAGATGCCCGGGCAGGGACAAAGCATTTTTCACATTACTGATATTTTTTACACTCAGCTCAAAAAGTTGTTCCTTCTCATTTATACTAAAGCTATAACGGAAGACTTACCTTTTGTTCCACATTGTCCTCCACACATTTCACTGGATTTTCCAAAGCAGTAAGCAATAAATCAGTCAACTTCAGGCTATAAGagaaggtgaaataaaataaatccttaTATCAAACATCTGTTTTTAAAGAACTTGTGTTTATGAATACTAAATTGAATTCTAGAGGAATAAAAGTGCTATATTCCAAGACCCTAAACAAAAGGGGGGAAAAGAAATGATTTGGAAGCTACCTTCTACTTGCAAAATCCAAATGTAGAAGCTCAAATTATAAGCCAAAAAAttccctcatttaaaaaatattactttccTAAGACTCATATCCATAAGCTTTGAGAAGacattctctcttttccctcattAAGTGCTGAACTTCAGGCTACAAGAACTCTACTTTATTCCCTAAAGTAGGATGCTCAGTCTGTATTTTCTGGTTTCTGCTTATTTACTGGACGTGGATTAGCAAAGTTCCTCACTGGTCAAGGGGCCATGGAGGgtggaattcattcattcattcaacaaatatctattgagcatcttttttttttggtgaggaagattggccccgagctaacattcattgccaatcttactctttctgcttgaggaagatcattgccaagctaacatctgtgtcaatcctcctctattttgcatgtgggacaccaccacagcatggcttgatgaggggtgtgttagtctgcgcctgggatccgaacccatgaaccccaggccactgaagcagagcatgtgaacttaaccactacgccaccaggctggccccttgagcATCTTCTTACATGAAAAATACTGTATAGTTATAAGTGACACAATGTGCTAAGCTCAGGGTATAGCAAGATCCCTACCCTCTCTAAGCCTGATAATGtaatagagagagacagaaagtaaattaatgaaataagtgGAAAATAATAATTCCCGATAGTGCCAAGTAGACAAGGGAGTGAAGACAGTAAACAAAGTGATGATGATCGAGTGACGGGGTAGTCCAACTAACATTCTTCGTGTTTGTCACGGTGGGCAGGGAAGCCAGTGGAGCGTAACCATGGGGGAAGGGTGGAGCGGACACAACTGCAAAGGCCTTAGGCAAGAACAGGCTTCTTGTGTTCATGGAACAGAGAAGGCCAGCTTGGTTGAAAGACAGCAAGGGGGAAAGTGGTAGGACATGAGCTTGGGGAGTTAATCAGGGTTAGAACATGTACGTTATGGTAAAGAGTTCAAATTTTACTCAGAATACAGAGGGTAGCACTGAAGAAATTTAGGCAGTGAACTCACTGAGTTCCTCTCTACCTCAAGATGATCTTTCTCACAATGAAAAGAGCCCAGGTTCTGGAATGAGTGAACTCGCACTGGGTCCAaaccttggctctgccacttactacctgAATGTGCGACTTTACTTATGTGGGCCTTGGTTATCCCAtctagaaaatgggaataattatatTTACCCTCAAGGGCTGTTGCGAGGATTGAATGAGATTATACAGATAAAGTGTTCAGAACACTCCCAGTAGGTGGTATGTGCTCAAGAGCTGTTGCTGCTAGTAGCAGTAGTAtttcagagaagcctgggaaagGGACATTGGTCAGGTCATCTTTCAACTTCCAACACAGGGCCACCAGACTTCAAACAATCCCTTCACAGTCAGGCTGTGACTATTCTGGATATGTGAGAACAGGTGACCAGGTTCTGAAGACCCGAGATGACACTGAGACGATGCTAAGGGTTGGCACTGGCCCTGGAGAAGCACATCCTCCTCCTTGCTTCTAGCGAGAACTGGCCTCACTGGTCTCAGAGGATTGATGATGACCTTATGCCGCTCTCAGCGCCTCAGCCAGCCACTCACTTCCAAAGGAGAAACTTTTAAGTATTCCAGAATAAGGAGCAATCAGCTGGTTAAGTGCCTGCTTAAAGTTCAGGATACTATGACAAGATAAAACTAGAAACCTCAGCAGGCGCTTATTTCATAAACTCTATAACAATAGTCACATAAATCCAATTTTGGGTTTTGCTTCTTTTGTTAGTATATTAAAGTACATATTATAAAATGCATGGAAACTGTATCCTGGGAAATAAACATTTTGAGGAATGAGTTTTAAAAACTAGCCTTTTAAAAACTGCTGATCCCCTGTGGACAATGGTTAGGCAGGAGCTGAGGTAATGCGGGCAATACATCTCTAGAACTGTGCTGTCTGAtaatagccactagccacatgaggCTACTTTAGTTTaaagtaactaaaataaaatttaaaattcaggttCTCGGTTGTACTGGCtgtatttcaagtgctcagtggtCACATGTGGCTAacagctaccatattggacagtgtaaatacagaacatttccattatcagTGAAATTTCTATTAGAAATGTCCTGCtctagcattatttacaatagccaagacatggaagcaacctaagtgcccagcaacagacgaatggatgaagaagatgtggtacatatatacaatggaatactactcagctgtaaaacagaacaaaatcattccatttgcaataacatggatggaccttgagggaattatgttaagtgaaataagccagcgagagaaggataatctgtgtatgactccactcatatgaggaatttaaaattatggactaagagcagtttagtggataccaggggaaaggtggggtggggggtgggcacaaagggtgaagtggtgcacctacaacatgactgacaaacattaacgtacaactgaaatttcacaagattgtaaactatcattaactcaataaaaaaaaaaaaaaagaaatgtgctgCTCTAGAACTCTCCAGACATGTATCATGAATGAAGGCCTTAGTGCCACAGCCCTCAAGCCTCACATATACACGGCAGTGTGACTCCAGCAAGGTTCAAGGCAAAATTAGGATGCGGTACCcgttccattctttttctttctataaggAAATTCCTGGGCAACTACTCAGACTATGCTACTTTAGCAAGAGTATAAAGACATGTCCCCCTCTGAGTCCCCTTGCTCTGACCTCTGGGAGAGTCTAATCTTAACAAGAGTACATGTTTGTAAACCAACTTGGGTTCACATCTCAGCTGTCACAAGCTCGGTGACTCTGGGCAAACTAAACTCAGTTCTCACTGTTGCCTCTTTGACACAAAGAGGGAAATAATCTCTCTCCAAGGCTTGTGTAAGGACTAACCACGTGGATACAAGTAAAGcatttagtacagtgcctggctcagggaGGCCCCCAGTGAAGGACGGCTTTGAGTAGGATACCTGGCTTCAGGAGAACATGCTGGACTCTGAATGGTGAGGCTGTTGTGTTCCCAAGCATTTTTCTCAGGGTTGGGCTTTTCTATCTTTCTTCCCATCAGGTGGATGGTCTCGGCAGGCAGTGCCTGTGGTCTCTGGCCATTCCTCTGTAAACAGGTCTCAAGAGAACAATCTAAAAACACCTGGCAAAAGCCTAATGAATCTGAAAACAATTTGAAACCACAAAATTACTGGTGGActatttttccaaaatgtgaAATAAACATATTAGATAAATTACCCCAGCTGCAGCAGGAAAAACCATTTATAACATGAAATCTAGCTTTGAAAATTAAGTAAATCCATATAAACCTCCAAATCCAATCAAATTCTCACTAAAGAGAGTAGTGATTTTGATATGCGAATAAATATCCCTGTGAGTAAGAAACAAACGTTTAATTACATTTCCGAGCCAGTTGGTAGACTTCATATCTCATACTTTGATAATAAAAGTTGTCatctaaaatcaaaaacaaaggtCCAGAAACAGCAGTCTTTGTTAAGAGGTAGCAAGACTGGGCCTCACACGCTGCAGAAGATATCAGATTTTGATCCTTTAAGCAGGTTATAAAATCTTCCCACATGGCTTCAGTTCTGTCGGGAGGG from Equus asinus isolate D_3611 breed Donkey chromosome 2, EquAss-T2T_v2, whole genome shotgun sequence includes these protein-coding regions:
- the PSTK gene encoding L-seryl-tRNA(Sec) kinase isoform X3 — its product is MKTGEDARGEGSTGPQKLGLCVLCGLPAAGKSTFARALSHRLQQERGWAVCVVAYDDVMPDAFLREASARPLPSQWKLLRQELLKYLEYFLMAVINGCQMSAPPDRTEAMWEDFITCLKDQNLISSAACEAQSCYLLTKTAVSGPLFLILDDNFYYQSMRYEVYQLARKYSLGFCQVFLDCSLETCLQRNGQRPQALPAETIHLMGRKIEKPNPEKNAWEHNSLTIQSPACSPEASLKLTDLLLTALENPVKCVEDNVEQKETDRITCSTNILHQADQTLRRIVSQTMKEAKDSMQSLSKFQGHFSQKYNKEF
- the PSTK gene encoding L-seryl-tRNA(Sec) kinase isoform X1; this translates as MKTGEDARGEGSTGPQKLGLCVLCGLPAAGKSTFARALSHRLQQERGWAVCVVAYDDVMPDAFLREASARPLPSQWKLLRQELLKYLEYFLMAVINGCQMSAPPDRTEAMWEDFITCLKDQNLISSAACEAQSCYLLTKTAVSGPLFLILDDNFYYQSMRYEVYQLARKYSLGFCQVFLDCSLETCLQRNGQRPQALPAETIHLMGRKIEKPNPEKNAWEHNSLTIQSPACSPEASLKLTDLLLTALENPVKCVEDNVEQKETDRITCSTNILHQADQTLRRIVSQTMKEAKDAQVLPYNLKLLAEELNKLKAEFLEDLRQGNKKYLCFQQTTDIADVISSFHYEKDNTVQKYFSKQH
- the PSTK gene encoding L-seryl-tRNA(Sec) kinase isoform X2, whose protein sequence is MKTGEDARGEGSTGPQKLGLCVLCGLPAAGKSTFARALSHRLQQERGWAVCVVAYDDVMPDAFLREASARPLPSQWKLLRQELLKYLEYFLMAVINGCQMSAPPDRTEAMWEDFITCLKDQNLISSAACEAQSCYLLTKTAVSGPLFLILDDNFYYQSMRYEVYQLARKYSLGFCQVFLDCSLETCLQRNGQRPQALPAETIHLMGRKIEKPNPEKNAWEHNSLTIQSPACSPEASLKLTDLLLTALENPVKCVEDNVEQKETDRITCSTNILHQADQTLRRIVSQTMKEAKDKETEGPSAHHQENQHTVGTTTLVS
- the PSTK gene encoding L-seryl-tRNA(Sec) kinase isoform X4 — translated: MKTGEDARGEGSTGPQKLGLCVLCGLPAAGKSTFARALSHRLQQERGWAVCVVAYDDVMPDAFLREASARPLPSQWKLLRQELLKYLEYFLMAVINGCQMSAPPDRTEAMWEDFITCLKDQNLISSAACEAQSCYLLTKTAVSGPLFLILDDNFYYQSMRYEVYQLARKYSLGFCQVFLDCSLETCLQRNGQRPQALPAETIHLMGRKIEKPNPEKNAWEHNSLTIQSPACSPEASLKLTDLLLTALENPVKCVEDNVEQKETDRITCSTNILHQADQTLRRIVSQTMKEAKGESGRLLRDDI